A region of Lycium barbarum isolate Lr01 chromosome 1, ASM1917538v2, whole genome shotgun sequence DNA encodes the following proteins:
- the LOC132642716 gene encoding syntaxin-related protein KNOLLE, translating to MNDLMTKSFTSYVDLKKAAMKDVEAGPDLEMGITKMDQNLTAFLEEAEKVKLEMNSIKDILRRLQDTNEESKSLHKPEALKSMRNRINSDILAVLKKARAIRSQLEEMDRSNATNRRLSGCKEGTPVDRTRSAVTNGLRKKLKELMMDFQGLRQRMMTEYKETVGRRYFTVTGEQPDEEVIDKIISSGNGQGGEEFMSRAIQEHGRGKVLETVVEIQDRHDAAKEIERSLLELHQIFLDMAVMVEAQGEKMDDIEHHVVNAAHYVNDGAKNLKTAKKYQKSSRKCMIIAIILLLILILVVVIPIATSFSHS from the exons ATGAATGATCTGATGACAAAATCTTTCACAAGCTATGTTGATCTAAAGAAAGCAGCCATGAAAGACGTCGAAGCTGGACCCGATTTAGAAATGGGGATAACCAAAATGGATCAAAACCTCACTGCTTTCCTAGAAGAAGCTGAAAAGGTGAAGCTAGAAATGAACTCAATCAAAGACATTCTTCGTCGTTTACAAGATACCAACGAAGAAAGCAAGTCCTTACACAAACCTGAAGCTCTAAAATCAATGCGAAATCGCATAAACTCAGATATTCTAGCTGTGTTGAAGAAGGCAAGAGCTATTAGGTCTCAGTTAGAAGAAATGGACAGGTCTAATGCTACAAACCGGCGTCTTTCTGGTTGTAAAGAAGGGACACCAGTTGATAGGACAAGATCAGCTGTGACTAATGGGCTTAGgaaaaagcttaaggaattaatGATGGATTTTCAGGGATTAAGGCAAAGGATGATGACTGAGTATAAAGAGACTGTTGGGAGAAGATATTTTACTGTTACTGGTGAACAACCTGATGAAGAAGTTATTGACAAGATTATTTCTAGTGGTAATGGTCAAGGTGGTGAAGAATTTATGTCTAGAGCTATTCAG GAGCATGGGAGGGGGAAGGTGTTGGAAACAGTGGTCGAGATACAGGACCGTCACGATGCAGCGAAGGAGATAGAAAGGAGCTTGCTTGAGCTGCACCAGATATTCTTGGATATGGCTGTCATGGTTGAGGCACAAGGTGAGAAAATGGATGACATTGAACACCATGTTGTGAATGCTGCCCATTATGTTAATGATGGAGCCAAGAACCTCAAGACTGCAAAAAAATACCAGAAGAGCAGCAGGAAATGCATGATCATTGCTATCATACTTCTCCTGATTCTCATCCTGGTAGTCGTCATTCCCATTGCCACCAGCTTCAGTCATTCTTGA